A genome region from Pyrenophora tritici-repentis strain M4 chromosome 9, whole genome shotgun sequence includes the following:
- a CDS encoding Complex1-LYR-1 multi-domain protein, whose translation MALVAYRNLLRSARIAFQGDMNTLFAARAETRKHFEENRNLRVGSEELESALVHAKDVAKFLRENVVQGQAEDEDKYKLRIHEYTERGDNEDIKKGKGKSTLGGTKCCSS comes from the exons ATGGCACTAGTAGCATACCGCAATCTGCTGCGGTCAGCGCGCATTGCTTTCCAAG GCGACATGAACACCCTTTTCGCCGCCCGCGCAGAGACCCGCAAGCACTTTGAGGAGAACCGCAACCTACGGGTTGGAAGTGAAGAGCTAGAAAGTGCACTGGTACATGCCAAGGACGTAGCAAAGTTTCTGCGAGAGAATGTGGTTCAAGGACAAGCAGAGGACGAGGACAAATACA AGCTACGGATTCACGAGTACACTGAACGAGGAGACAATGAGGATATCAAAAAAGGAAAGGGAAAGAGTACATTAGGCGGAACTAAATGCTGTTCCTCCTAG
- a CDS encoding ATG11 multi-domain protein: protein MSLQIAVAHTGQRLDADPVAFSSVDALKYWISRTTEIPPEQQVLLTTQGKHVKLQALLTEKEIFVFSRELSNNPQAAISSTPLPEAFTPGDAPNHLTNNTDLRAWQALFQARRDWAFALLEKSHSMSRVASKHFAEQATIERGTQVAVGNHDAHIKGLEQKYQAAKEWYDGVEKEAGDNLRRLDADFEQLGTVPAIVNFTRFLAKEMRPPQNIPNNAIVRETLQHFIDVEAVKKATATSKRVRESFGKRMANMRAQLEKIGSDYNELLSAVGQSQSRSIVDDSEEPTRLYNEIDAVAKKVESDFEHVMGLEASSRSVAQVSKMALLHTRNFLPAIQEYSIEMSDLVRRAVEQKNSAIRNSVESMQGIANIESIIASLGAELEQISIPEEGVAAFELISLVGRLPYIYGTLLVEAVRRREWMERMERDTSSLAEEMATFQEEEERRRKKWLKPIADVINVEAVQGGLLGFEMNVQPEKTVWPPVTREELREYLQNLQRLEGQETEAEAFAQAIKDLDRPTKQQIKRAKNFKMGSVHEPAFGRGSQLLVRGDDELRVLKEGNAKLEDELRGYKSRVRRLEDLVHRQTTVSRLSVGAPPSFGMPEPGESTPTAEVASPRLQDELSRRSSISSRRYSANTGQEDKRRILRLEQELAAEKEARAKLENDAQARRDEDADQQRQFEEAMSTKNNIMENMRAQQKEFADERKSLEDEIRAYKTRIEEAEDELDRVLGSRDNERTGVDGRLQELVSELEQSRKNAAEQSKRASERIEALQAELVDRKAVKSQERESLAAAFSHLSPGTNVPDDHSALISQLEDLAVRSLNHQKELEQAVAMAKSDNENAHARIEEQQHDFNTKLGEHEKQVASLKEELDVEKARVASITAELEEERGHLHDLRTKFAEGETGSEALRKRVEEEEAKVGRLQTELAEKSSHANSLDVELMRIEKKLRKLEEVDTSRTHQLMHRAKDLSQRLYTQHERLVRLLEALGFVITHEDGEMVLQRASRIGGSTVMTDTSAGLSRSTTTPSPTPLKRFLEDIGDLHFLQWTEATSPEEEDQRYQELISKLELFNVETFSDAVAKRMRDMEHTARKWQKEARAYRDKAHRFQADSHDKIAYRSFKEGDLALFLPTRNNAHRPWAAFNVGAPHFFLREQDTHRLGGKEWLVARISKVEERIVDLSKTMDGAPRASLDDRSIASSNAVSFEDDNPFELSDGLRWYLLEATEEKAMAPGTPGIKGAVTVKSSLETGQGEMQKAKKKSMDPATQLGKSLDSRRSSGNSKKSAPLVGVSRNSAEALSPSERPDSAAATRGPSPAGAHGPSHLRQTSTNGRGPDKTADDGNGGNVRDLLWGP, encoded by the exons ATGTCCCTGCAGATAGCAGTAGCTCATACGGGCCAGCGTCTTGACGCTGATCCCGTTGCCTTCAGTTCCGTCGATGCGCTCAAGTACTGGATCTCCAGGACAACAGAGATTCCGCCCGAGCAGCAAGTGCTGCTCACGACGCAGGGGAAACATGTCAAGTTGCAGGCGCTGTTGACAGAG AAGGAAATATTTGTATTCAGTCGCGAATTGTCAAATAACCCCCAGGCTGCCATATCGTCCACGCCACTGCCCGAAGCCTTCACTCCCGGCGATGCGCCAAACCACCTCACAAATAATACTGACCTGCGAGCATGGCAAGCCCTCTTTCAAGCCCGCCGCGACTGGGCATTCGCACTCCTCGAGAAGTCGCATTCCATGTCACGCGTAGCCTCAAAGCACTTTGCCGAACAAGCCACCATCGAGAGAGGCACACAAGTAGCGGTTGGAAACCATGATGCGCATATCAAGGGGTTGGAGCAAAAGTACCAGGCAGCCAAGGAGTGGTATGACGGGGTGGAGAAGGAAGCCGGGGACAACCTACGACGGCTCGATGCCGACTTTGAGCAGCTAGGGACAGTACCCGCCATCGTAAACTTCACTCGATTCCTTGCCAAGGAGATGCGACCACCGCAGAATATACCCAACAATGCCATTGTTCGCGAGACCCTCCAGCACTTCATCGACGTCGAGGCTGTCAAAAAGGCCACGGCCACCAGCAAGCGTGTACGAGAATCTTTCGGGAAGCGAATGGCCAATATGAGGGCACAATTAGAGAAGATCGGGTCCGACTACAACGAGCTCCTGAGCGCCGTCGGCCAGAGCCAGAGCCGATCCATCGTCGACGATTCCGAAGAACCCACCCGACTATATAATGAGATAGATGCTGTCGCAAAGAAAGTGGAATCCGACTTTGAGCATGTAATGGGCCTCGAGGCAAGCTCCAGGTCAGTCGCGCAGGTCTCCAAAATGGCTCTACTTCATACCCGAAACTTTTTGCCGGCTATCCAAGAATACAGCATCGAGATGAGCGATCTCGTGCGACGGGCTGTTGAGCAGAAGAATTCTGCCATCAGAAATTCGGTAGAGAGTATGCAGGGTATTGCCAACATAGAATCAATTATTGCAAGCTTGGGCGCAGAACTGGAGCAGATCAGTATACCAGAGGAGGGTGTGGCCGCCTTTGAGCTCATCTCCTTGGTCGGCCGTCTCCCTTACATTTACGGTACACTGTTAGTTGAGGCTGTTCGGAGACGGGAGTGGATGGAGAGGATGGAAAGAGACACATCATCGCTCGCTGAAGAGATGGCGACTTTCCAGGAGGAGGAAGAGCGCCGGCGCAAGAAGTGGTTGAAGCCAATTGCTGACGTCATCAACGTAGAGGCGGTTCAGGGTGGTCTCCTTGGGTTTGAGATGAATGTGCAGCCGGAGAAGACAGTTTGGCCACCAGTCACTCGAGAAGAACTTCGGGAGTACCTGCAGAACCTGCAGAGATTAGAAGGACAGGAAACTGAAGCAGAAGCATTTGCCCAGGCTATCAAAGACTTAGACCGTCCTACGAAGCAACAGATCAAGCGCGCGAAGAACTTCAAGATGGGCAGTGTGCATGAGCCAGCGTTCGGCAGAGGCTCACAACTTTTGGTCAGAGGTGATGATGAGCTGCGTGTGCTGAAAGAAGGCAACGCAAAGCTCGAAGATGAACTCAGAGGCTATAAGAGCCGCGTTCGTCGACTAGAAGACCTAGTGCATCGCCAGACTACTGTTAGCAGACTTTCGGTGGGTGCACCACCTTCATTCGGGATGCCTGAACCAGGTGAATCAACACCAACAGCCGAAGTCGCTTCACCCAGGCTTCAGGACGAATTATCTAGACGTTCCTCCATCTCTTCGAGACGATACTCGGCAAATACAGGACAGGAAGATAAGCGTCGCATTCTGCGCCTCGAGCAGGAACTGGCGGCAGAAAAGGAAGCGCGTGCGAAGCTCGAAAATGACGCGCAAGCTCGGAGAGACGAAGACGCAGACCAACAACGGCAGTTTGAAGAAGCAATGTCTACTAAGAACAACATCATGGAGAACATGCGTGCGCAACAAAAGGAGTTTGCCGACGAGAGGAAGTCGCTTGAAGACGAGATTCGGGCGTACAAGACTAGGATCGAAGAGGCTGAGGACGAGTTGGATCGTGTTCTGGGTAGTCGAGATAATGAACGGACTGGTGTCGATGGTAGGCTGCAAGAACTTGTGTCTGAACTCGAGCAATCGCGCAAGAATGCCGCTGAGCAGAGCAAGCGTGCCAGTGAGCGAATCGAAGCACTCCAGGCAGAGCTCGTCGACCGCAAGGCTGTCAAATCACAGGAACGTGAATCGTTAGCTGCGGCTTTCAGCCACCTCTCACCAGGCACGAACGTGCCTGATGACCATTCGGCGCTTATTTCACAGCTTGAGGATCTGGCGGTACGATCACTAAACCATCAGAAAGAGCTTGAGCAGGCTGTCGCGATGGCCAAGTCCGACAATGAGAATGCCCACGCTAGAATTGAGGAACAACAACACGACTTCAACACCAAGCTTGGTGAGCACGAAAAGCAAGTCGCATCCCTCAAGGAAGAGCTGGATGTAGAAAAGGCAAGAGTGGCCTCTATCACTGCAGAGCTTGAGGAGGAACGAGGTCACTTGCATGATCTCCGCACCAAGTTTGCTGAAGGCGAAACCGGGTCTGAAGCTCTCAGGAAGCGAGTTGAGGAGGAAGAAGCCAAAGTTGGTCGTCTTCAGACTGAGTTGGCAGAGAAGAGCTCGCACGCCAACAGCCTGGACGTTGAACTCATGCGCATCGAAAAGAAGCTGCGCAAACTGGAAGAAGTGGATACATCCCGTACCCATCAGCTCATGCATCGCGCAAAGGACCTCAGCCAGCGTCTGTACACACAGCATGAGCGCCTAGTTCGTTTGCTAGAAGCACTGGGCTTTGTCATCACTCATGAAGATGGCGAGATGGTTCTCCAACGAGCGTCCAGGATTGGTGGTAGCACTGTCATGACCGACACCAGTGCGGGACTGAGCCGTAGCACCACAACACCCTCACCCACTCCACTGAAGCGCTTCCTAGAAGATATTGGAGATTTACACTTCCTTCAGTGGACCGAGGCCACTAGCCcagaagaggaagaccagCGATACCAAGAGCTCATTTCCAAGTTGGAGCTTTTCAATGTAGAGACGTTTAGCGATGCTGTGGCAAAGCGAATGCGTGACATGGAGCACACAGCACGAAAGTGGCAAAAGGAAGCTCGAGCATACCGAGACAAAGCACATCGTTTCCAAGCCGACTCACACGACAAGATTGCGTATCGCTCATTCAAGGAAGGCGACCTGGCCCTCTTTCTGCCGACCCGCAACAATGCCCATCGTCCTTGGGCTGCCTTCAACGTTGGCGCGCCACATTTCTTCCTTAGAGAGCAAGATACTCATAGGCTGGGTGGCAAAGAGTGGCTTGTGGCCCGTATCTCCAAGGTAGAAGAGCGGATTGTTGATTTGTCCAAGACAATGGATGGAGCGCCTCGAGCATCTTTGGATGACCGCTCCATCGCTTCCAGTAACGCTGTATCGTTCGAAGACGACAACCCATTTGAGCTCTCAGATGGACTACGCTGGTATCTACTCGAAGCAACTGAAGAAAAAGCAATGGCACCCGGAACTCCCGGCATCAAAGGCGCCGTGACGGTTAAGAGCAGTCTCGAAACCGGCCAAGGCGAAATGCAAAAAGCAAAGAAGAAATCCATGGATCCCGCCACCCAACTCGGCAAGTCCCTCGACAGCCGTCGCAGCAGTGGCAACAGCAAGAAAAGTGCGCCCTTGGTCGGCGTCAGCCGCAACTCAGCAGAAGCCCTCTCGCCCTCCGAACGCCCCGACTCGGCTGCTGCAACACGCGGCCCTAGTCCAGCCGGCGCCCACGGTCCCAGCCACCTCCGTCAGACATCCACCAACGGCCGTGGCCCAGACAAGACAGCAGACGATGGAAACGGAGGCAATGTGCGCGACCTACTCTGGGGACCTTAG
- a CDS encoding RRM-5 multi-domain protein — protein sequence MPPQIKTDLNRSGWETTDFPSVCEKCLPDNPYVQMLKEDYGAECKICTRPFTIFRWKADRTARQKRTNICLTCARLKNCCQHCMLDLSFGLPIVVRDAALKMVAPGPQSDINRQFYAQEHEKEIEEGRGAMEAYEKTDEKARDLLKRLAQSEPYYKKQRRIEADGEESGQKALPAPGGSGGGSSEGGHVPGPIRTRDTRGTPTRGSMRPGRGGRMGGPSAEPNPQDWLPPSDSNVASLFVTGVEDDLPEHELRKHFTQYGQLRSLVCSHRAHCAYVNYVNRKDAETAAETLKGKVVIKGCPMRVTWGKPKQLDSLDQNVRMQYAKEGRQVAGSSRRAAATQAAIQAAPQNSLDSMIVAPPPGEDDDVKYASLEGN from the coding sequence ATGCCGCCCCAAATCAAGACCGACTTGAACCGTAGCGGCTGGGAGACGACGGATTTTCCGTCCGTCTGCGAGAAATGCCTACCGGACAACCCGTATGTGCAGATGCTCAAGGAGGACTATGGTGCTGAATGTAAAATCTGTACGCGACCTTTTACCATCTTTCGCTGGAAAGCCGACCGCACCGCCCGACAGAAGCGAACAAACATCTGCCTGACATGCGCCCGCCTCAAGAACTGCTGCCAGCACTGCATGCTGGATCTTTCATTCGGTCTTCCCATCGTTGTCCGTGATGCGGCGCTGAAGATGGTGGCACCTGGACCCCAGAGCGACATCAACCGACAGTTTTATGCGCAAGAGCACGAGAAGGAGATTGAAGAGGGACGCGGAGCTATGGAGGCGTATGAGAAGACGGATGAAAAGGCGCGCGACCTGCTCAAGCGCTTGGCACAGAGTGAGCCCTACTACAAGAAGCAGCGACGGATAGAGGCAGACGGCGAAGAGAGCGGGCAAAAGGCACTACCAGCCCCAGGTGGGAGCGGTGGTGGGAGCAGTGAAGGTGGACATGTTCCAGGGCCCATTAGGACTCGGGACACGAGGGGCACTCCGACACGAGGAAGCATGCGACCTGGCAGAGGAGGTCGTATGGGTGGTCCATCGGCTGAGCCGAACCCGCAAGACTGGCTTCCGCCTTCCGATTCCAACGTCGCATCACTCTTCGTCACTGGTGTTGAAGACGATCTGCCCGAGCACGAACTCCGCAAACACTTTACACAATATGGTCAGCTCAGGTCGCTGGTCTGCTCACATCGCGCGCATTGCGCATACGTCAATTATGTCAACAGGAAAGACGCAGAGACTGCGGCAGAAACACTGAAGGGCAAGGTTGTCATCAAGGGCTGCCCAATGCGGGTCACTTGGGGCAAGCCGAAGCAGTTGGACAGCTTGGATCAGAATGTTAGGATGCAATACGCAAAGGAGGGACGACAGGTAGCGGGTTCATCCCGACGGGCTGCGGCTACTCAAGCTGCTATCCAGGCTGCTCCACAGAACAGCTTGGACAGCATGATTGTTGCGCCTCCACCAGGAGAGGACGACGATGTGAAGTATGCCAGTTTGGAAGGCAACTAG
- a CDS encoding AcoB, Pyruvate-2-oxoglutarate dehydrogenase, which translates to MAASRLLRPASRLISSSRPAPAFRPAFRAAALTPSIARRGYASGQKEMTVREALNEAMAEEMERNDKVFVLGEEVAQYNGAYKVTKGLLDRFGEKRVIDSPITESGFAGLTVGAALAGLHPICEFMTFNFAMQAIDQIINSAAKTHYMSGGIQPCNITFRGPNGFASGVAAQHSQDYTAWYGSIPGLKVVSPYSAEDAKGLLKAAIRDPNPVVVLENELLYGLSFPMSEEAQRDDFVIPFGKAKIERPGKDLTIVTLSRCVGQSLVAAEQLKSKYGVEAEVINLRSIKPLDVEAIVKSVKKTGHMLCVESGFPSFGVASEIMALTCEYAFDYLEAPPARVTGAEVPTPYAQKLEEMSFPTESLIVDYAAKLLRV; encoded by the exons ATGGCTGCTTCCAGGCTTCTCCGACCGGCCTCCCGCCTCATTTCGTCGTCACGGCCTGCGCCCGCCTTCCGACCAGCTTTCCGCGCCGCTGCCCTCACACCGTCAATTGCAAGGAGAGGATATGCCTCGGGTCAGAAGGAGATGACTGTGCGAGAGGCGCTCAATGAGGCCATGGCCGAGGAGATGGAGAGGAACGACAAGGTTTTTGTGCTCGGAGAGGAAGTTGCGCAATACAACGGAGC TTACAAGGTCACCAAGGGCCTGCTCGACCGCTTCGGCGAGAAGAGGGTCATCGACTCTCCCATTACAGAATCTGGTTTCGCTGGTCTTACCGTCGGTGCTGCGCTCGCTGGTCTCCACCCCATT TGCGAGTTCATGACCTTCAACTTCGCCATGCAGGCCATTGACCAGATCATCAACTCCGCCGCAAAGACACACTACATGTCCGGTGGTATCCAGCCCTGCAACATCACCTTCCGCGGTCCCAACGGTTTCGCTTCCGGTGTCGCTGCTCAGCATTCGCAAGATTACACTGCTTGGTACGGAAGCATTCCCGGACTCAAGGTTGTTTCGCCATACAGCGCAGAGGACGCCAAGGGTCTGCTAAAGGCTGCTATTCGTGACCCCAACCCGGTCGTCGTCTTGGAGAACGA GCTTCTGTACGGTCTCTCTTTCCCCATGAGCGAGGAGGCTCAGCGTGACGACTTTGTCATTCCT TTCGGAAAGGCCAAGATCGAGCGCCCCGGCAAGGACCTTACCATCGTCACCCTCTCCCGCTGCGTCGGCCAATCCCTGGTCGCTGCCGAACAACTCAAGTCCAAATACGGCGTTGAGGCTGAGGTCATCAACCTCCGCTCCATCAAGCCCCTCGATGTTGAGGCCATCGTCAAGTCGGTCAAGAAGACCGGCCACATGCTCTGCGTAGAATCTGGTTTCCCCTCTTTCGGTGTAGCCAGCGAAATCATGGCACTTACCTGCGAGTACGCATTCGACTACCTTGAGGCACCCCCTGCCAGGGTTACTGGTGCCGAGGTACCTACCCCCTACGCGCAGAAGTTGGAGGAGATGAGCTTCCCCACCGAGAGCTTGATTGTAGACTACGCCGCCAAGCTCCTCCGGGTATAA
- a CDS encoding sterol 24-c-methyltransferase yields the protein MSPVALEQEDHTRDAEFNKAMHGKSAKARGGMTAMLQKDKAAQQAAVDEYFKHWDNKAAADETEETRKARRDEYATLTRHYYNLATDLYEYGWGQSFHFCRYAYGESFYKAIARHEHYLAHKMNLQDNMRVLDVGCGVGGPAREIVKFAGVNVVGLNNNDYQIERATAYAEKEGLSDKLKFVKGDFMQMSFPDNSFDAVYAIEATVHAPSLEGIYSEIFRVLKPGGVFGVYEWLMTDKYDNDNPHHREIRLGIEIGDGISNMEKIEVALKAMETAGFIMEHNEDLADRDDPYPWYWPLSGQLKYISSIGDIPTILRMTKVGRGIIHKFVGGLEMIGLAPSGTQKTADSLALAGDCLVAGGKEKLFTPMYLMVGRKPADA from the exons ATGTCTCCCGTTGCTCTCGAACAAGAGGACCACACTCGCGATGCCGAGTTCAACAAGGCCATGCACGGCAAGTCTGCAAAGGCTCGTGGTGGCATGACTGCCATGCTTCAAAAGGACAAGGCCGCACAGCAAGCCGCTGTGGACGAGTACTTCAAGCATTGGGACAACAAAGCGGCTGCGGATGAGACCGAGGAGACACGCAAG GCACGACGAGACGAATACGCTACTCTGACCCGCCACTACTACAACTTGGCCACCGACCTCTACGAATACGGCTGGGGCCAGTCTTTCCACTTCTGCCGCTACGCCTACGGCGAGTCTTTCTACAAGGCCATTGCCCGTCACGAGCACTACCTCGCCCACAAGATGAACCTCCAGGACAACATGCGTGTGTTGGACGTTGGCTGCGGTGTCGGTGGACCAGCCCGTGAGATTGTCAAGTTCGCTGGTGTCAACGTCGTTGGATTGAACAACAACGACTACCAGATTGAGCGTGCCACTGCCTATGCTGAGAAGGAGGGTCTGTCAGACAAGCTCAAGTTCGTCAAGGGTGACTTTATG CAAATGTCTTTCCCCGACAACTCTTTCGATGCTGTCTACGCCATCGAGGCCACTGTGCACGCACCATCCCTCGAGGGCATCTACAGCGAGATCTTCCGTGTTCTCAAGCCCGGCGGTGTCTTTGGCGTCTACGAGTGGCTCATGACGGACAAGTACGACAACGACAACCCCCACCATCGCGAGATCCGTCTCGGTATCGAGATTGGTGACGGTATCTCCAACATGGAGAAGATTGAAGTTGCGCTCAAGGCCATGGAGACTGCTGGTTTCATCATGGAGCACAACGAGGATCTTGCCGACAGGGACGACCCATACCCATGGTACTGGCCGCTCTCTGGCCAGCTGAAGTACATCAGCTCAATTGGCGACATCCCCACCATCCTTCGAATGACAAAGGTCGGACGTGGAATCATCCACAAGTTCGTCGGTGGTCTTGAGATGATTGGTCTCGCACCCAGTGGCACCCAGAAGACGGCCGACAGTCTTGCTCTTGCAGGCGACTGCCTTGTTGCCGGAGGCAAGGAGAAGCTTTTCACACCCATGTACCTCATGGTCGGAAGGAAACCCGCCGACGCATAA
- a CDS encoding ThrA, Homoserine dehydrogenase: MPLPRQVFIAVVGAGGVGKAFLSQLSTLSKRLSQSPSSPYYLSLIWLSTSKKAVYHADYKSLSNWESELENTSKPALPLPQLCEYLQKAPGKVVLVDNTSNQDVADSYPDFLKKGISIVTPNKKAFSGSYELWTRIFDAAGNGNGAGGYVFHESSVGAGLPIISTLKDLVETGDEITKIEGVFSGTMSFLFNSFQPLGGGGGKFSAEVKNAKEKGYTEPDARDDLNGLDVARKLTILARLSGLKVESPTSFPVESLIPKELETCSSGDEFLEKLPQYDDRMEKLKAEAAQEGKVIRFVGSLKVPSNEVKVGLEKFDKNHSIAQLKGSDNIIAFYTKRYGDNPLIVQGAGAGGDVTAMGVTADLIKVLRLLH; encoded by the exons ATGCCTCTTCCTCGTCAAGTCTTCATTGCCGTTGTCG GCGCCGGTGGTGTTGGCAAGGCCTTCCTCTCCCAGCTTTCCACTCTCTCCAAACGTCTCTCCCAATCGCCATCATCACCCTACTACCTCTCCCTCATCTGGCTGAGCACCTCGAAGAAAGCCGTATACCACGCCGACTACAAGTCTCTCTCTAACTGGGAGTCCGAACTTGAAAACACCTCCAAGCCCGCCCTGCCGCTCCCTCAGCTTTGCGAATACCTACAAAAAGCCCCTGGAAAGGTGGTACTCGTGGACAACACAAGCAACCAGGATGTTGCGGATAGCTATCCCGACTTCCTGAAGAAGGGCATCAGTATCGTGACACCAAACAAGAAGGCTTTCTCGGGAAGCTATGAGCTGTGGACACGCATCTTCGACGCTGCTGGTAACGGAAACGGTGCTGGAGGCTACGTCTTCCATGAATCTTCCGTGGGCGCAGGTCTACCCATCATCTCTACACTGAAAGATCTCGTAGAAACTGGCGATGAGATCACGAAAATCGAGGGCGTCTTCAGCGGCACAATGAGCTTCCTGTTCAACTCCTTCCAGCCTCTGGGCGGAGGAGGCGGCAAGTTCTCAGCTGAAGTCAAGAACGCAAAAGAAAAGGGCTACACAGAGCCAGATGCACGCGATGACTTGAACGGTCTAGACGTTGCCCGCAAGCTTACCATCCTCGCCCGTTTGTCAGGCCTCAAAGTCGAATCACCGACTTCCTTCCCGGTAGAATCTCTCATTCCGAAAGAACTCGAAACATGCTCCTCTGGTGATGAGTTCCTCGAGAAACTCCCACAATACGACGACCGAATGGAGAAGCTAAAGGCTGAGGCTGCACAAGAAGGCAAAGTCATCCGCTTTGTAGGAAGCCTAAAGGTGCCAAGCAACGAAGTCAAGGTCGGTCTGGAGAAGTTTGACAAGAACCATTCCATCGCCCAGCTCAAGGGCAGCGATAACATCATCGCCTTCTACACGAAGCGATACGGCGACAACCCACTCATCGTCCAGGGCGCCGGCGCAGGAGGTGACGTTACAGCCATGGGTGTTACAGCTGATTTAATTAAAGTCCTACGGCTACTGCACTAA
- a CDS encoding DUF4078 domain containing protein produces MSSKDAHLYGARPKGRAKAKDISSSSSLAFSSTLSNLIKNSSAESSKPAAGRARPQKEDIFKTHNKNVKKRALKDLEDTDFTQKHRGRTAKEKDEDEVAWKRTKRRMEEKARLYDALKRGDVEDLDDKYGVDFDRKWAEKQEKGEAESAPSSESEASEEEELVEYTDEFGRTRKGTRAEAAREERRKRTLAADEPDRFTARPSMPSNIIYGDAVQTQAFNPDETIAQQMADLAAKRDKELTPPPELHFDGKAEVRQRGMGFFNFSKDEEERKEQMKRFLDELGAELLNGEGGEDNSEDKDGEGSKKVVEEVEEAA; encoded by the exons ATGTCATCCAAAGACGCCCACTTGTACGGCGCACGACCAAAAGGACGCGCAAAGGCAAAGGATATATCTAGTTCCAGCTCACTCGCCTTCTCCTCGACCCTCTCCAACCTCATCAAGAACTCGTCCGCCGAATCCAGCAAGCCCGCTGCAGGCCGCGCACGCCCGCAGAAGGAAGACATCTTCAAGACACACAACAAGAATGTCAAAAAGCGGGCCCTCAAAGACCTAGAGGATACAGACTTTACACAAAAACATCGGGGACGGACGGCCAAAGAGAAAGACGAGGATGAAGTGGCGTGGAAGCGAACCAAGCGGCGTATGGAGGAAAAGGCACGCCTCTACGACGCCCTAAAGCGCGGCGATGTCGAAGACCTGGACGACAAGTACGGCGTCGACTTTGACCGTAAATGGGCCGAGAAGCAAGAAAAAGGCGAGGCAGAATCCGCACCATCATCTGAATCGGAAGCATCAGAAGAGGAGGAGCTTGTGGAGTACACGGACGAGTTTGGGCGCACACGGAAAGGTACCCGCGCAGAAGCCGCTCGCGAGGAGCGCCGAAAACGTACCCTAGCAGCCGACGAACCCGACCGCTTCACAGCCCGGCCCAGCATGCCTAGTAACATCATTTACGGGGATGCCGTGCAGACGCAAGCCTTCAACCCTGACGAAACCATCGCCCAACAAATGGCCGACCTAGCCGCCAAGCGCGACAAGGAACTTACCCCGCCACCCGAACTACACTTTGACGGCAAAGCCGAGGTGAGGCAGCGTGGAATGGGCTTCTTCAACTTCTCCAAGGACGAGGAGGAGCGTAAGGAGCAGATGA AGCGGTTCTTGGATGAGCTGGGGGCGGAGTTGCTAAACGGGGAGGGAGGAGAAGACAACAGCGAGGATAAAGATGGAGAGGGGAGCAAGAAGGTCGTAGAGGAGGTCGAGGAAGCTGCGTAA